The segment GTGCTATCAGGCCGTCGACGATTTCACCCATCTGGAAACGGCCCCTTGCGAATGGCTCGGCCTGTGGGTGGAACTGGGCGACCCCTCCGCCGTGGCTGGCTACCGCCGCTTCCTCGATGGCTATGTGAAGGAGCAGGTCGCTCTCGGCCGCTTCCAGCGCACCGAAACCTCCCTGCTCGACCTGATGGGCTGGTTGCGCGACCAGCACGTGGTGCCGGACGACGTGCGCCTGCAGGTCTATCTCGCCTTCGGCTTCCTGCTGATCTGCGTGGTGAACACCGTCGGCCTGCTGCTGGCCAAGTGCCTGCGGCGGTCCCAGGAAATCGGCGTGCGGCGCGCGCTCGGCGCCACGCGGCGCGAGATCTTCGTGCAGTTCATGGTGGAGGCCTCCATCGTCGGTCTGGCCGGGGGCGCGCTGGGCCTGGCGTTTGCGGAGCTGGGCCTGTTCGGCATCCGCCACCAGCCGGCGCAGTACGCGCACCTGGCACACCTGGACCCGGCGATGTTCGCATTCACGTTCGTGGTGGCACTGGTGGCCAGCCTGATCGCCGGCCTGCTGCCGGCCTGGCGCGCCTGCCTGCTGGCGCCCGCTCCCCAGCTCAAGGCGATGTGAGGCCGACCATGGACATCCGACCGATTCTCGCCAGCCTCCGCCGGCATCGCATCCCGGCCATGCTGATTGTGCTGGAGATCGCGCTGGCCTGCGCGGTGCTGTGCAATGCCGTGTTCATGATCAGTCAGCGTGTGGCCTCGATCCACCTGCCCAACGCCATCGACGAGGCCGGCATCGCTGAGGTCACGCTCAACGGCACCGACCCCGAGCTCGCCGGCAGCGACATCCCGCGCAATCTGGCGGCCCTGCGCGGCCTCCCGGGCGTGCAGGCCGCCGCCGTGGTGAGCACCCTGCCGCTGAGCCAGAACAACTGGGGCTGGGGTTTCAGCACCAAGCCCGAGGATGCGCTGACCAACCGAGACAGCCGCAACGTGTCGATGTACTTCCTCGGCAGCGGTGGCGATGCGGCGCTCGGCCTGCAGCTGCGGGGAGGGCGATTCTTCAACGACGGCGACTATGCCGACAGCCACTTCGACAAGTCGCCGCTGCCGGAAACCCACGTGGTGCTGGTGACCCGCAGCCTGGCGGAGAAGATGTGGCCGGGCCAGCCGGCGGTGGGCAAGACGATGTATTCCATGCCGCACTACTACACGGTGGTCGGCGTGGTGGCGGACGTGCTGCGGCCGTACATCGGCGACGTGAACTCCCCGGCCAACTACGACGCGGCGTTCTTCCCGATGAGTGCGGCCGGCTCCAAGGGCGCACTGTCCCACTACGTGGTGCGCGGTGCGCCGCGCGACCGCGACCGGCTGGTGCGCGAAGCCGAGCAGAAGCTCGCCGACCTCAATCCCGGCGGCGTGGCCCATGGCCGCAGCTATGCGGAAATACGCCGCGGCTACTTCGCCGACATGAGCTCGATGGCCTGGATGCTGGTGCTGGTGTGCGTGGTGATGCTGGCGGTCACCGCGTTCGGCATCGTCGGCCTGACCAGCTTCTGGGTGAACCAGCGACGCCGGCAGATCGGCATCCGGCGGGCCGTCGGTGCCAGCCGCGCCCACATCCTGCAGTACTTCCAGACCGAGAACTTCCTGCTCAGCACCGGCGGCGTGGCACTGGGCATGGCGCTCGCCTTCGGCATCAACGTGTACCTGATGCACCGCTACGAGATGGCCCGCATGCCCTGGTTCTACCTGCCCGCCGGCGCCATCGCGCTGTGGCTGATCGGTCAGGCCTCGGTGCTCGGCCCGGCGCTGCGCGCCGCCGCGGTGCCGCCGGTGGTGGCGACGAGGTCGGCATGACAGTCCCGATGACGAGCCTGTCTGTAGGAGCCCGCTTGCGGGCGATGCCCTTGCTCTGGTTTCGCATCGAAGCCAAGAGCATCGCCCGCAAGCGGGCTCCTACGGGAAATTCGACGATGAGCGCGGAGTAACCCCATGTTCCAGTACTACCTCGACCTGGCATGGCGCAGCCTCAAGCGCAACAAGGCGCTCACCGCACTGATGGTGCTGGCGATCGCGCTGGGGATCGGCGCAAGCATCACTACGCTGACCGTGCTGCATGTGCTGTCCGGCGATCCGTTGCCGGGGCGCAGCGGGGAGATCTACTACCCGCAGATCGATCCGCAGGACCTGCGCGGGATGTCGCCGAGCAAGGAGCCGCCGTCGCAGTTGACCCTGATCGACGGCATGAACCTGCTGCGGGCCGCGCGCGCCGATCGCCAGGCCCTGATGAAGGGCGGCGAGGTACCGATCCAGCCGGAGCAGTCGGCGCTGGACCCTTTCTACGTGGACGCGCGCTACACCACGGCGGACTTCTTCGCGATGTTCGGCACGCCGTTCCGCTTCGGGCATGCCTGGAGCGCGGCGGACGACGAGGCCAAGGCGCGCCAGGTGGTGATCAGTCGCGATCTCGACGAGAAGCTGTTCGGCGGGGCCAACAGCGTGGGGCGAACCCTGCGCATTTCCGGCACCGCGTTCCAGATTGTCGGCGT is part of the Dyella thiooxydans genome and harbors:
- a CDS encoding ABC transporter permease, translating into MDIRPILASLRRHRIPAMLIVLEIALACAVLCNAVFMISQRVASIHLPNAIDEAGIAEVTLNGTDPELAGSDIPRNLAALRGLPGVQAAAVVSTLPLSQNNWGWGFSTKPEDALTNRDSRNVSMYFLGSGGDAALGLQLRGGRFFNDGDYADSHFDKSPLPETHVVLVTRSLAEKMWPGQPAVGKTMYSMPHYYTVVGVVADVLRPYIGDVNSPANYDAAFFPMSAAGSKGALSHYVVRGAPRDRDRLVREAEQKLADLNPGGVAHGRSYAEIRRGYFADMSSMAWMLVLVCVVMLAVTAFGIVGLTSFWVNQRRRQIGIRRAVGASRAHILQYFQTENFLLSTGGVALGMALAFGINVYLMHRYEMARMPWFYLPAGAIALWLIGQASVLGPALRAAAVPPVVATRSA